A section of the Primulina eburnea isolate SZY01 chromosome 1, ASM2296580v1, whole genome shotgun sequence genome encodes:
- the LOC140826755 gene encoding pentatricopeptide repeat-containing protein At3g04130, mitochondrial, whose amino-acid sequence MFFCVRRPARTNKFLILKLGIHGTFLNIFEIYTRYFSTSRSPVECYPSMSNISFDPVEKCRDFERQRKIDVVIAKVRGLKSEEEILQCLISDSACKSIEIPSILIDELLNRFQDDWKSALGIFRWAETCSANKPLPESYDKLVDILGKMKKMEKMRALVEEMNEDHIVSLNTIAKVMRRFAGAGEWKQAVKTFDELEKFGLEKNTESMNLLLDTLCKENKVEQARAIFLELKSHIPPNANTFNIFIHGWCKMKRIEEAYWTIQEIKGHGFRPCVISYSTIIQFYCFQCQFWKVYELLDEMEAQGCHPNIVTFTTIMHCLTKSGEIKEALQVAERIKLAGCKPDVLFYNALIHSLRRAGCLEDAINVFTKEMPHNKVIPNTSTFNTMISMFCHHGQEQRAVQYLRDLENSPYCKPDVQSFYPLIKSYFRAGKTGECLTKLVDIMVKKHHLCLDLATYTLLIHGLCRNNGCEWAYQLFRDMITQGLKPRYLTCSFLLKEIKEKNMCDEVEWIEDYVKRMESP is encoded by the coding sequence ATGTTCTTTTGTGTCAGGAGGCCTGCTAGAACTAACAAATTCCTCATTTTGAAATTGGGGATTCATGGCACTTTTcttaatattttcgaaatttacaCCCGATATTTTTCAACATCACGTAGCCCTGTGGAGTGTTACCCAAGTATGAGCAATATATCTTTTGATCCAGTCGAGAAATGCAGAGATTTTGAAAGACAACGGAAGATTGATGTTGTTATTGCTAAAGTTCGTGGATTGAAAAGTGAAGAGGAAATTTTACAGTGTCTAATAAGTGATTCTGCATGTAAGTCAATAGAAATCCCGAGTATCTTGATTGATGAGCTACTCAATCGCTTTCAAGATGACTGGAAATCTGCTTTGGGTATTTTTAGATGGGCGGAAACATGTTCTGCCAATAAACCCTTGCCTGAATCGTACGATAAGTTGGTGGATATATTAGGGAAgatgaagaaaatggaaaagatGAGGGCACTTGTGGAAGAAATGAATGAAGATCATATCGTGTCTCTAAATACCATAGCAAAGGTCATGAGACGATTTGCTGGTGCTGGAGAGTGGAAACAAGCTGTAAAAACTTTTGACGAGCTAGAAAAGTTTGGATTGGAGAAGAATACAGAATCCATGAACTTGTTACTCGATACTCTTTGCAAAGAGAATAAAGTTGAGCAGGCACGTGCAATATTCTTGGAACTAAAGTCACATATTCCACCAAATGCAAAcacatttaacatttttatacatGGTTGGTGCAAAATGAAGAGGATAGAGGAGGCATATTGGACAATTCAAGAGATAAAAGGGCACGGTTTTCGCCCATGTGTCATCAGCTACTCCACAATTATTCAGTTCTATTGCTTCCAATGCCAGTTTTGGAAGGTCTATGAGCTGCTTGATGAAATGGAAGCTCAAGGATGTCATCCTAATATTGTGACCTTTACGACAATTATGCATTGTCTGACTAAGTCTGGAGAAATCAAGGAAGCATTACAGGTGGCTGAAAGAATAAAATTAGCTGGATGTAAACCCGATGTGCTGTTTTACAATGCCTTGATTCACTCGTTAAGAAGGGCTGGTTGCCTGGAGGATGCTATTAATGTATTTACAAAAGAGATGCCCCATAATAAAGTAATCCCAAACACATCGACTTTCAATACCATGATCTCTATGTTCTGCCACCATGGACAAGAGCAACGAGCAGTGCAATATTTAAGGGATTTGGAAAATTCACCATATTGTAAACCTGACGTTCAGTCATTCTATCCACTGATAAAGTCATATTTCAGAGCTGGGAAGACGGGTGAGTGTTTGACGAAGTTGGTGGATATCATGGTTAAGAAGCACCATTTATGTCTTGATTTAGCAACATACACATTATTGATTCATGGACTGTGCAGAAATAACGGTTGTGAGTGGGCTTACCAGCTTTTCAGGGATATGATCACTCAAGGATTGAAACCTAGATATCTTACATGTTCATTTCTTTTGAAAGAGATCAAAGAAAAGAACATGTGTGATGAAGTTGAGTGGATTGAAGACTATGTGAAAAGAATGGAATCACCTTAA